One segment of Scomber scombrus chromosome 3, fScoSco1.1, whole genome shotgun sequence DNA contains the following:
- the si:ch211-222l21.1 gene encoding prothymosin alpha yields the protein MADTAVDTTATAEVTAKELKEKKEVKDKKEVNEKKEVEEEKKEVKTDSGDAPANGTNGADHSDKVEEKTKKEHKNGDGKAEEAPPAEETDAQPVKRAAEEEEEKVETKKQKTEENGDSKEAEVEA from the exons ATGGCCGACACAGCTGTTGACACGACCGCAACTGCAGAGGTTACAGCCAAG gagctgaaggagaagaaagaagtgaaggATAAGAAAGAAGTGAATGAGAAGAAAGAagtggaagaggagaagaaggaggtgaAGACCGACAGCGGAGACGCACCTGCCAATGGCACA AACGGAGCTGATCACAGTGACAAAGtggaagaaaagacaaagaaggaaCACAAGAATGGAGATG GGAAAGCAGAGGAGGCGCCCCCTGCTGAGGAGACTGATGCACAGCCTGTGAAGCGTGcagctgaagaggaggag gAAAAAGTGGAGACAAAAAAGCAGAAGACAGAGGAAAATGGAGACTCAAAAGAGGCAGAAGTGGAGGCTTAG